The Streptomyces sp. V3I7 genome segment AGGGGCCGATGCGGACCGCGGAGGACAGCACCGTGAGCGCGCGCCGGGCGGCTCCGGTGACCGGGGGCGGCTTGGGTGTGAACTCCCGTGCGCCGTACGGCTTCAGGCCCACGTCGGCCGGGTGGTCGCGCAGCAGCAGCCAGACGAACGGGACGACGGCGAGGGCGGCCAGGGCGACGGTCACGGCGGCGGGGCGCCAGGAGTAGGTCTCGATCGTCCAGGACAGGATCGGCAGGAAGATCAGCTGGCCGGAGGCCGACGCGGCGGTGAGGATGCCGCTTACCAGGCCCCGGCGCTCGGTGAACCAGCGGTTGGTGACGGTCGCGGCGAAGGCGAGCGCCATCGAGCCGGAGCCCAGGCCGACCAGCACGCCCCAGCACAGCATGAGCTGCCAGGGCGCCGTCATCCACACCGTCAGGCCCGAGCCGAGCGCGATCACGGTCAGCGCGACGGCGACCACCCGGCGGATGCCGAAGCGGTCCATCAGCGCGGCGGCGAAGGGCGCGGTGAGCCCGTACAGCGCGAGGTTGACGGAGACGGCGGCGCCGATGGTGCCGCGCGACCAGCCGAAACCCTCGTGCAGCGGGTCGATGAGCAGTCCGGGCAGGGAGCGGAAGGCCGCCGCGCCGATGATCGTGACGAAGGTGACGGCGGCGACGAACCACGCGCGGTGGATGCGCCGGGGTGATCGGAACGGCTTCGGCTGCCGTACAGCGGTTGCGGCTTCGGTTGTCTGGGTCACGTCTCAGAGCTTCCGATGCGGGAGCCGCTCCATCGAGTGGCCGGAGGGACAGCGTTCGTTAGGATCGGGCCATGTGCCGTGAGCCGGAGTTCCGTCCGCACCGCGTCGTCGTCCTCGCCCTGGACGGCCTGCTTCCCTTCGAACTGGGCATCCCCCACCGCATCTTCGGCCGCCCCGAGGACGCCGCGGGGCGGCGGCTGTACGAGGTCGTGACCTGCTCGGTGCGGTCGCCGGGCCGGGTCAGGACGGACGCCGACTTCGCCATCGAGGTCGAGAACGGCCCCGAGACGCTGGCCACCGCCGACACCGTCGTCATCCCGGCGTCGTACCGGCTGGGCCCGGTCTTCGACGAGGGCGTGCTGACCGAGGAACTGGCCGCCGCGCTGGCGCTCGTCCGCCCCGGCACCCGGCTCGCCTCCATCTGCACGGGCGTGTACGTCCTCGCCGCCGCCGGCCTCCTCGACGGGCGCCGGGCGACCACGCACTGGGCCGACGCCGAGCACCTCCAGCGGATGTTCCCCCGGGTCCGGGTGGACGCGGACGTGCTGTTCATCGACGACGGCGACGTGCTCACCTCGGCCGGGGTCGCCGCCGGGATCGATCTGTGCCTGCACATGGTGCGCCGCGACCACGGCACCGCGGTCGCCAACGAGGTCGCCCGCCGCACGGTCGTACCGCCGCACCGCGACGGCGGCCAGGCGCAGTACGTCCACCGCCCGGTGCCGGACCCTCAGCTCGCCACCACGACCGCCGCCCGCGCCTGGGCGCTGGGCCGGCTGCACGAGCCCATCCAGCTGCGCGACCTGGCCGAGCAGGAGGCGATGTCGGTACGCACGTTCACGCGCCGCTTCCGTGAGGAGGCCGGCGTCAGCCCCGGGCAGTGGCTCACCCAGCAGCGCGTCGAACGCGCGCGGCAGCTGCTGGAGTCGACGGATCTGTCGGTCGACCAGGTGGCCCGGGACGCGGGCTTCGGCACGGCGCAGTCGATGCGCCAGCATCTGCAGCAGGCGCTGGGGGTCACCCCGACCGCGTACCGGCGGACGTTCCGGGCCGCGGTGGGTCCGGGGGGTACGGAGATCCCGTAGCCCAGGGGCGAGGGGTGACGGGATGCCGACTGGCGGCGCGACCCGCTCCGAGCCCGGTTCCGGTGCGCCGCCATCCGGCTCGACCCACACTCGGCGAGGATCTCCGTCACCAAGACCCTCGCCGTCCCCTCGCGGCGAATCGTTGACCACAAGCGTCATCAATCGGTCACGAGGCGTCAACACCCGTACCGGCATTCGTCGTTTACATCCCGAATGCCGTGGGTGTGATGCGAGGCACCACCGGCGCACCACCGCGCAACCGCGCTACACGGCCTCGAAGGCCAGCCCCTCGTACAGCGACAGCCCGCATCCGTACGCCACCGCTGCGCTCTCCCGGGCCGGCGAACAGCGGTCCAGTTCGCACCAGATGCGCTTGCCCGCCCCCTCGGGGCTCCAGCCCCAGCGGTCCGCCAGGCCGTCGACGAGCGCGAGCCCGCGGCCGCCGGTCGCCTCGCCGCCCGCGCACCGCGGCACGGGCGCGCGGGTGCTGGCGTCGGCCACCTCCAGGCGCACGGTGGCCGCCTCCGCGGCCGTGCCCGGCAGGGACAGCCGCAGCACGGCCGGGCGGCCGGTGTGCACCACGGCGTTGGTGACCAGTTCGGAGACGAGCAGGACCAGGGTCTCGGCCAGCGGCTCGTCCGCCGCTATACCCGATCCGGCGAGCCGGGACCGGGCCCATCTCCGCGCCCGCCCCACCTCTGCGGGGTCGGGCCGGACCTCCAGCTGCACTTGAAGCACCTGCACCGTTCACACCATCCGAACCGGCGGACACATGAACCCACGCCGGGCGCACACGGCGACAACAGTCGCGCGCGCCGCGGCAAGGGCCACGATCGTAGCCATTTTCTGCATGGCCAGAACAACGGCCTGAACAACGGCCAGAACAAGGGTCACGGAATGTGATTCCCTTACGAGACAGCATGGTTGACGTACAGTCACGCCAACAAGCGCTTCGGGCATATTCCAGCGCGAAGGAGTACGCGTGCGGCATACTGTGCGACGCTCACCGCGGGAACTCGAACGAGCGAGGGAAAAGACCCCGGTCACCCGGTTTTCGGCGGCGCACACCGTCTGCTGCGGGGCCGCCCCGGGGGCAGCGCCGGCATGGCTCGTACTCGGAACCACTCGCATCCCACACAAGGTACCGGAGGGGACGGCCGACTCCGGGCTGTGACGAGTCACGCCTGGGACACAACCCGATATCGACACGCGGTGACCCCCTGATGCCACGATCCGTGACATCGATCAGGCGCGCGAGGAATACCGGCGGAGGGGCCCCGGGAATTCAACGGGGGAAGCCGAAAAGAGAGTTGTCCCGGAATGCGGATCAAGAAAGCGAAAGGGGCGGCGCGTCAGGCGGAGAGCGGGCTCGACTCCTCGGAGAGAGCGGCGTCGAGGTCGGGGTAGACGTCGAACAGGCGCCGTACGCCGAGGGCCGCGAGGACGCGGTTCACGTGCGAACTCCCGCCGCTGTCGGCCTCGCTCTGGCGGGCCTCGGTACCGTCCGCGCCGCGGGCGGGCAGTATGAGCCGCAGCCTGCCCCGGCAGGAGCGCATCAGGCGGCGGGTGGCGATGAGCACACCGACGCCGCTGGAGTCGCAGAAGAAGACCGCGTCGAGATCGAGGACGAGGCTGTGCTGCCCCTCGGCCACCGCGTCGTGCACCCGCTGGCGCAGTGTGGGCGAGGTCATCAGGTCCAGTTCGCCGGACACCCGCAGGACGGCCCACCCGCTCCGCTCGACGCTGGTCACCTTGAATGCCACGGCCATGCCCTCCGCTCGCCGGATCACCCGGAACCGCCCAGAAACGGAAGCAGCTCCTACGCTTCTTTCCGCGCGGCTGCCCAGCGGCCGTTCCCTGAAACCCCGGGGGCAAAACAGAAAGTGATCAACAAGGGGCTTGTTTCGGTCACACCCAGTCAGGTTCGATCGAACTGGTTCCACTACCACCTCCAACCTCCGCCGGGGCGCGCATTGCCATAAAGGGGCGTGCGCTCTCGTGGGCGCCGACTACATTCGGGGAGACGGGGAACACACGTCGGCCGGGCCGGACCGGGTCTCGGGGAGGGAGGGGCCGCATGGCGCAGCAGGACGCGCCGCCCCGACGGGACCGCAAGATGCAGCAGCGGCTCGCGCGCGGCGAGGCGGCCGCCCTCGGCGAGTTCTATGACCGGTTCGCTTCGCTCGTGCACAACCACGCCCATCGCGTGCTCGGCGACGAGCGGGCCGCCGACCGCGTCACCCGCGAGGTGTTCGCCCATGTGTGGGAGCACCCTGACGCGTACGACCCCAAGCAGGGCCCGCTGCGCACCTGGGTCGCCGAGCTGACGCACCGGCTCGCCGTGCAGCGGCTGCGCGCCGACGGGACCGCCGCCCTCACCGACGGCGGCGGCTCCGGGGAGCTGCCCGCGGAGGTCTCCGCGGCGGAGCTGGAGCGCAAGGTGCGCCACGCCTCGGTCGCCGCCCGCGCCGACTACATCGTCCACTCCATGCCGGCCCCGCTGCGCACCGCCCTGGAGCTGGCCTACTTCGAGCGCCGCGACTACCGCCAGACCGCCGCCGACCTCGGGGTCACCGAGGACGAGGCGCGCCGCCGGCTCCGGCTGGGCCTGCAGCTGCTCTCCACCGCCCACGACGCCGGTACGCCGCCGGAGTACGGCGGTGCCCTGTGACCGGGGCGGGGCGCGACGCGCGCGAGTGGGACACGGGCGGCGGCGACGGCGAGGGGAGCGGCGGTGGGGCGCCGCCGCCGGGTCCCGGCGGCCCGGGCGGGCACCGGCCGCCGCGCATTCCGGTGCCCCGCGCCTCCGTCGAGGACGGCGGACGTCCGCTGCCCGAGCCGGCCGATGCCGCCCCTGCGCCGCTCGTCCTCTCGCACGACGTGCTGCGCGCGCTGCTCGGGGCGTGGGCGCTGGCCGCCTGCTCGGCCGCGGAGACGGAGGCCGTCGAGGAGCACCTCGGCGACTGCGGCATGTGCGCGGACGAGGCGCGGCGGCTGCGCGAGGCGGTCGGCCTGCTCCGGCCGCCCGAGAGCCTCGACCTCGACCCGGCGCTGCGCACCCGCGTCCTTGAGGGCTGCCTCGACCGGCGCCCGCCGCGCATCCCGGTGCCCGAGTGGGCGACGCCGTACGACGCCGAGACCGCGCGGCTCGACGCGCTGCTGCAGGACTTCGGGGACGCGGAGTGGCACGCGCCCGTGCGCTTACGGTGGTTCGAGGGCGACGAGGCGGCGAGCCGCCGTACGACCGTCGCCGGGGTGATCGCGCATCTGCTGTCGGTCGACGGGCTGGTCGCGACCGCGCTGGGCCTCGCGGACCCGCTCGGGGACACGCCGGGCGAGGACGCGGTGGGGCCGGCCGCGCGCACCGAGGCGTTCTGGCGGGCGTCCCACCACCCGGCGACCCGCGCGGTGCGCACGCCGTGGCGGGAGCAGAGCCACCACCTCGTACGGACGGTGTCCTTCACGGGCAGCGGCTCGGGCCGGCTCGCCGTCTCCTACGGGGACTTCGGCCTGCCGTTGCGCGACGCGATGCTGGACCGCGCCTTCGAGTGCTGGGTGCACGCGGAGGACATCGCGGAGGCGGTGTCCTACCCGTACAAGCCGCCCGCGCCGCGTCACCGGCACCGCATGATCGACCTGGCCGCCCGCATGCTGCCGACCGCGCTCGCGGCGCGCCGTCAGGCGGGGCAGGCCTCGCCCCTGCCGTCCCGGCACCTCGTGCCCGCGGGCGAACCGGGCCGCAGCCTGCGCCTGGAGATCGAGGGCAGCGGCGGCGGCCACTGGCTGATCCCGCTGGACTCCCCGGGCGCGGTGGGCTCCGCCGACCACGAGGTGGCCCATGTCGCCCTGGACGACGTCGAGTTCTGCCGCCTCGCTGCCGGCCATGTCTCCCCCGAGGAGGCCGCCGCGGGCCAGCTCGGCGACCGCGAGGCCATCAGGGACGTGCTGTTCGCGACGGCGGGCCTGAGCCGGATGTGAGCCTGACGCAGGCCCCTCCCGCCGCAGGCGGCCTCGTTCCTACGCGAACACCACCGTGCGGCGGCCGTTGAGAAGGATGCGGCGTTCCGCGTGCCACTTGACGGCACGGGCCAGGGCCTGGCACTCGACGTCGCGGCCGACGGCGACCAACTGGTCCGGGGTGGCCTCGTGGCCGACGCGCTCGACCTCCTGCTCGATGATCGGGCCCTCGTCGAGGTCGGCGGTGACGTAGTGGGCGGTGGCGCCGATCAGCTTCACGCCGCGGGTGTGCGCCTGGTGGTAGGGCTTGGCGCCCTTGAAGCTCGGCAGGAAGGAGTGGTGGATGTTGATGATCCGGCCGCTGAGCGCCTTGCACAGGTCGTCCGAGAGGACCTGCATGTAGCGGGCCAGGACGACCAGTTCGACGTTCTCCTCGCGGACGATCTCCAGCAGCCGCGCCTCGGCCTGGGACTTCGTGTCCTTCGTCACCGGGATGTGGTGGAAGGGGATGCCGTAGGAGCCCACCAGCTCGGCGAAGTCGGTGTGGTTGGAGACCACGGCCGCGATCTCCACCGGGAGCGCGCCGGTGCGGGCGCGGAAGAGCAGGTCGTTCAGGCAGTGGCCGAACTTGCTGACCATCAGGACGATGCGCATCTTCTCGTCGGCCCGGTTGATCTGCCAGTCCATCTGGAAGGAGTCACCGATGGCCGCGAAGCTCGCGCGCAGCTTGTCCACCGTGAGGGGGGCGTCCGCGGAGAAGTGGACGCGCATGAAGAACAGTCCCGTGTCGTGGTCCCCGAACTGCTGGCTGTCCTCGATGTTGCAGCCGGTCATGAACAGATAGCTCGACACGGCGTGCACGATCCCCTTCCGGTCCGGGCAGGACAGCGTGAGGACGTACTGGTCGGCCGCGACCTCGGGGCGGGTGGACTGCTCGTTCATGCAGCACAGGGTCCCATACGGGGCCGCGCGCACGAGCAACCGTCCGCTAGGCGGACCGAGTCATGATCTGGAGCACCTCGAGGCTGCGCGGCGGCGCGTCGACCTCGTCCTCGTCGCCAGTCGCCATCCGGACGTGCGCGTCGCGTGCCGCGCGCACCGCCTCGGGCCACGCGTGGTGTTCGAGGTACGCCGAGACCGGGGCGTCCGGCCCGACCTGGTGCATGATCCGCAGCACCCGGAGTACGGCGGTGTCGACGAGCGCCGCCTCCTGCGAGTCCCGGAAGATCGTGCCGACGTACTTCTCGGCGGACCAGTTGTCCAGCCAGGTGTCCTCGACCAGCCGGTACACGGCGTCGGTGACGTCGCCGTACCCGTCCACACCTGCCAGCCAGACCTCCCGCTGGAACACCGGATCGGAGAGCATGTGCAGCGCGGAGCGCACGTTGCAGCGCCAGCGCCACCAGGGCATGTCGTTGAGCGGCATGCCGCCCATGGTGGATGAGCGACGGCCGCGACGGGAAGAGTTCTCCGAACCTTGCACGGTCACCGATCGTACGTTCCCGGCCGTGCGCCCCGGACCGGCCCCCGTAATTCACCTCAGGGTCACCCGCAGTTGACCACGGGTCACTGCCGGGTTAGTGATGTGGCGGAATGGTGTGGGCCCATGACCGGCAGGCGACTCCCCCGCAAGACCGTCCTCCCCACCCTCACCCGGCCCGTCAGAACCGCCGCGCTGGCGGCGGCCGCGCTGGCGGCGTGCGGGTCACTCATCGCCGGCTGCGGGCTCGTCCCCGGCATCACGGCGGGCGCCGGGGACGACACCGTCAAGGTGATGACGTGGGCCCCGGAGGGGACCGGGGCGACCAACAAGCCGGGCATGCCCGCCATGGCCCGCGCCTACGCCCGCTGGATCAACGCCCATGGCGGCATCGTCGGCCGCGAGCTGAAGGTCCTCACCTGCAACGACCACAACGACAACGTCGGCGCCGCGAAGTGCGCCCGGCGCGCGGTGGACGCGGACGTCGTCGCGGTCGTCGGCTCCTACAGCCAGTTCGGCGACTCCTACCTCGCCCCGCTGGAGAGCGCCGGCATCCCCTACATAGGCGGCTACGGCGTCACGAACGACGAGTTCACCAGCACCGTCTCCTACCCGGTCAACGGCGGCCAGCCCACGCTCCTCGCCGGTCTCGGCAAGGCCCTCGCCGGCGGCTGCGGCCCCGTCGCCCTGGTACGCCCCGACAGCATCGCGGGCGACGAGCTGCCCACCCTGCTCGACTCGGGCCTGACGTCCGGCAGCCACCAGGCGGCGCACGACCAGCTCGCCCCCGAGGACGCCACCGAGTACGGCGGCCACGCCGACCGGGCGCTGCGCGAGGCGACCGGGACCGTCGGGAAGAAGGGGTGCGTGGTGCCCGCGCTCGGGGACCGCACGGACACCTTCATGGACTCCTTCCGGCGCGCCCGCGCGGACTTCGCGCCGGTGCGGACCGCCACCGTGCTCGGCAGCGTCGACCAGACGGTGATCAACGCGACGGGCGGCGCGAACGGCCCGTACGAGGGGGCGTACATCACGGGCTGGTACCCGGTGGCCTCGGACGCCCGCTGGGACCCGATGAAGAAGGTGATCAACGAGCAGGCCTTCGGCGACAACCGCATCGACCCCGCGGACGCCGGAGTGGAGACCACGTGGATCGCCTACACGGTGCTGAAGGCCGTCCTGGAGAGGCTCGGCACCGGTGAGGTGAGCGCCGACACCGTGCGGCACACCCTCGACGACGGGCTCCGGGTGAACACCGGCGGCCTCACGCCCACGCTCCACTGGTCCGACGGCGGCAAGCTCGCCGCCGTCGGCTTCCCCCGCCTGGTCAACACCGACGTGACGCTCCAGGTCGTACGACAGGGCCAGCTGGTGTCGGCCCGGCGCGGCGGTGCCGTGGACGTGACGAGGATGCTGGACGCCGCCGACATCGGCTGAGGCGGACCGGTCCCGGCCGCCTCAGCCGCGTCCGCGCCGGCTCACAGCTGGGTGGGCTGGCGCGGGGTCAGGCCGTACTTCTTCGCGATCGTGTTCCACAGCGACGCCGCCTTGGCCTTCTGGGCGCTGGCGGTGCCGCTCTCCCGGTTGCCGGCCAGCTGCTGCGCGGTGCTGCGGGCCTGGCCCTTGTGGCAGCCGTGCTTGCCGGCGACCTGGCCGGCCCACGCCGCGTAGTGGTTGTCGGCCGCGGCCGAGGCCTGCCACGCCTTGGTGAGGGCGTCGGTCAGCGCGGCGTGGTTCGGCAGCTGGTCGACGTTCAGCTTGGACAGGCTGGCGACCAGGCCGGTGCGCTGCTTGGCGGCGTTGCGCAGGCCGGCGGCGGCCTGGCCGAGGTTGCGGCAGGACTTCACGGCGGCCACCGAGTTGATCACCGCGGCGCGGCTGCTGCCGCTGTCGGAGAGCAGCTTGTCCAGGGCGACGGCCTGCTCGCGGGCCGCGTCGGTGGAGGGCGACGCCTCGGCCGCGGGGGCGGAGGCGGCGACGGTCTTGTTCTTGCCCTCGTCCTTGTCGCTGTCCCCGCCGCCGCTCAGCAGCGCACCGGCGCCGATGCCGAGGACGACGATGCCGACGCCGACGGCGGCGATGACCGGCACGCGCGAGCCGGTGCGCCCGCCGCCCCGGCCGCCCCCGTCCACCGGGGCGTACGCCGGCGGCTGGCCGTAGGGAGTCTGCGGCTGACCGTAGGGGGTCTGCGGCTGACCGTAGGGGGCCTGCGGCTGACCGTAGGGGGCCTGCGGCTGACCGTAGGGGGCCTGCGGCTGACCGTAGGGGGTCTGCGGCTGGACCTGCGGAAGCTGCTGGGTGAACGCGGGCATGCCGGCGTCCCCGCGGAAGAGGTTGTCGAACTCGGCGGGCGGCTGCCGGTCCCCGCCCGCGCCGTACCCGCCGGCGACCGGAGGGATGTACTGGGTGGCGTCCGCACCGGCGGACGGCTGCGGCTGCGGCTGCGCGCCGTGGCCCAGGAACTGCGTCTGCGCGCCCCCGGCCTCGGGCGGCAGCGCCCCCGGACCCACGGGCGGCAGGAACTGGGTGGCCCCGTCGTCGGCGGGCGCGGAGGCGGCCACCGGCGGCAGGTACTGGGTGGCGCCGTCGGCCATGGCGGGGGCGCCGGGCGCGAGGTAGGGGTTGGCGCCGCCGGCGGCCGGAGGCAGCGGGGGCGCGGCGGGCGGCAGCGGCGCCGCGGCCGCGTGACCGCCGGGGAGGTACGGCTGGCGCGGATCGGGGGCGCCCTGGCCGTACGGGGGCTGCGCGCCCGCGCCGTAGGCCTGGCCGCCGTACGGGGAGCCCTCGGGCGGCAGGGCGCCGGCGCCGGAGGCGTCCTGACCGGACTGGTGCCACTGCACGGGCTGCTGCTCCGGGGTGCCCCACTCCTGGGCGGGCGGCGGGCCCCAGGCGTGGCCCTGGTCGTGCTGGGGCTGCTGCTGCTCGGGCCCCCACGGCTGGCCCCACGCCTGACCTCCGGACGGGGCCGCGGCCGGGCTCGGGCCGACCGGGGCGACCGGGTGGGCGGGGCCACCGCCCGGTATGCCCGGCAGCAGGGGCTCGCCACCGTCGGAGGGCAGCACGATGCCTTCGCGTGCGGGCTCGCCCTGTCCACTCTGCGTCACCGGGACTCCTACGAATGGGGGACTTCGGAATGTCGGCTCACGCTACCGGGTCCCCCGAGCCGGGTGCCACGCCGCACCGGGCGAGATCTTTTTCCCTGTGACAGTTGCAACAAACTCACCTGTGACCACGGTAACAAAAGCGGTCCCCAGGCCGTTACTTATGTCACC includes the following:
- a CDS encoding MFS transporter, which encodes MTQTTEAATAVRQPKPFRSPRRIHRAWFVAAVTFVTIIGAAAFRSLPGLLIDPLHEGFGWSRGTIGAAVSVNLALYGLTAPFAAALMDRFGIRRVVAVALTVIALGSGLTVWMTAPWQLMLCWGVLVGLGSGSMALAFAATVTNRWFTERRGLVSGILTAASASGQLIFLPILSWTIETYSWRPAAVTVALAALAVVPFVWLLLRDHPADVGLKPYGAREFTPKPPPVTGAARRALTVLSSAVRIGPFWLLAGTFAICGASTNGLIQTHFVPAAHDHDMPVTAAASLLAVVGVFDVAGTIASGWFTDRFDARRLLAVYYGLRGVSLLFLPMLLGQSGPSVHPPMVFFIVFYGLDWVATVPPTLALCREQYGEDSAIVFGWVLASHQIGAALVAFLGGVARDAFGSYDVVWYASGTLCAAATLMALMIKRRRTTAVPA
- a CDS encoding GlxA family transcriptional regulator; the protein is MCREPEFRPHRVVVLALDGLLPFELGIPHRIFGRPEDAAGRRLYEVVTCSVRSPGRVRTDADFAIEVENGPETLATADTVVIPASYRLGPVFDEGVLTEELAAALALVRPGTRLASICTGVYVLAAAGLLDGRRATTHWADAEHLQRMFPRVRVDADVLFIDDGDVLTSAGVAAGIDLCLHMVRRDHGTAVANEVARRTVVPPHRDGGQAQYVHRPVPDPQLATTTAARAWALGRLHEPIQLRDLAEQEAMSVRTFTRRFREEAGVSPGQWLTQQRVERARQLLESTDLSVDQVARDAGFGTAQSMRQHLQQALGVTPTAYRRTFRAAVGPGGTEIP
- a CDS encoding ATP-binding protein, which encodes MQLEVRPDPAEVGRARRWARSRLAGSGIAADEPLAETLVLLVSELVTNAVVHTGRPAVLRLSLPGTAAEAATVRLEVADASTRAPVPRCAGGEATGGRGLALVDGLADRWGWSPEGAGKRIWCELDRCSPARESAAVAYGCGLSLYEGLAFEAV
- a CDS encoding STAS domain-containing protein produces the protein MAVAFKVTSVERSGWAVLRVSGELDLMTSPTLRQRVHDAVAEGQHSLVLDLDAVFFCDSSGVGVLIATRRLMRSCRGRLRLILPARGADGTEARQSEADSGGSSHVNRVLAALGVRRLFDVYPDLDAALSEESSPLSA
- a CDS encoding sigma-70 family RNA polymerase sigma factor, with the protein product MAQQDAPPRRDRKMQQRLARGEAAALGEFYDRFASLVHNHAHRVLGDERAADRVTREVFAHVWEHPDAYDPKQGPLRTWVAELTHRLAVQRLRADGTAALTDGGGSGELPAEVSAAELERKVRHASVAARADYIVHSMPAPLRTALELAYFERRDYRQTAADLGVTEDEARRRLRLGLQLLSTAHDAGTPPEYGGAL
- a CDS encoding maleylpyruvate isomerase N-terminal domain-containing protein; this translates as MTGAGRDAREWDTGGGDGEGSGGGAPPPGPGGPGGHRPPRIPVPRASVEDGGRPLPEPADAAPAPLVLSHDVLRALLGAWALAACSAAETEAVEEHLGDCGMCADEARRLREAVGLLRPPESLDLDPALRTRVLEGCLDRRPPRIPVPEWATPYDAETARLDALLQDFGDAEWHAPVRLRWFEGDEAASRRTTVAGVIAHLLSVDGLVATALGLADPLGDTPGEDAVGPAARTEAFWRASHHPATRAVRTPWREQSHHLVRTVSFTGSGSGRLAVSYGDFGLPLRDAMLDRAFECWVHAEDIAEAVSYPYKPPAPRHRHRMIDLAARMLPTALAARRQAGQASPLPSRHLVPAGEPGRSLRLEIEGSGGGHWLIPLDSPGAVGSADHEVAHVALDDVEFCRLAAGHVSPEEAAAGQLGDREAIRDVLFATAGLSRM
- the purU gene encoding formyltetrahydrofolate deformylase, with product MNEQSTRPEVAADQYVLTLSCPDRKGIVHAVSSYLFMTGCNIEDSQQFGDHDTGLFFMRVHFSADAPLTVDKLRASFAAIGDSFQMDWQINRADEKMRIVLMVSKFGHCLNDLLFRARTGALPVEIAAVVSNHTDFAELVGSYGIPFHHIPVTKDTKSQAEARLLEIVREENVELVVLARYMQVLSDDLCKALSGRIINIHHSFLPSFKGAKPYHQAHTRGVKLIGATAHYVTADLDEGPIIEQEVERVGHEATPDQLVAVGRDVECQALARAVKWHAERRILLNGRRTVVFA
- a CDS encoding ABC transporter substrate-binding protein, whose translation is MTGRRLPRKTVLPTLTRPVRTAALAAAALAACGSLIAGCGLVPGITAGAGDDTVKVMTWAPEGTGATNKPGMPAMARAYARWINAHGGIVGRELKVLTCNDHNDNVGAAKCARRAVDADVVAVVGSYSQFGDSYLAPLESAGIPYIGGYGVTNDEFTSTVSYPVNGGQPTLLAGLGKALAGGCGPVALVRPDSIAGDELPTLLDSGLTSGSHQAAHDQLAPEDATEYGGHADRALREATGTVGKKGCVVPALGDRTDTFMDSFRRARADFAPVRTATVLGSVDQTVINATGGANGPYEGAYITGWYPVASDARWDPMKKVINEQAFGDNRIDPADAGVETTWIAYTVLKAVLERLGTGEVSADTVRHTLDDGLRVNTGGLTPTLHWSDGGKLAAVGFPRLVNTDVTLQVVRQGQLVSARRGGAVDVTRMLDAADIG